The Sandaracinaceae bacterium nucleotide sequence GGGCATGCGGTCGATCAGCCGCCGTCGAGCCGGTGGGAGCGCGGGCTCGAAGACGACCCGGCGCGCCAGCGCGGGCGGCAGCGCCATCACGACGCGCCGCGCGCGAAGCTCTCCCCCGTCGTGCACCACCGTTACGCCCTCGTCGTCGACGTGAACCCGACGCACCGGGCAGCCCAGCCGCACGGCGTGGCCGAGCCGCTCCGCCATGCCGAAGGCGAGCCGCTGCGCACCGTCCCGAAAGCGCGTCTGCTGGTTCCCCTCCTCCGACTCGATCAGCGGGAGCACGCCGCCCGCGCTCTGGGCGTAGGTGAGGAAGCTGGCCAGCGACAGCTCCCGCGCCTCGACCCCGAAGACGACCCGCATCGCCGCCTCGACCAGGTCGCGCGCGACGCCGCTCGGGACGTGCGCGCGCTGCCACGCGTCCAGGGTCGTCGCCTCCGGCTCGTCGGGACGCTCGAGGGAGATCCGCGCGCGCATCTTCTCCATGCGCCCCATCGCGTGGTGCAGAGCGAGCAGCGAGAGCGGGTCGAGCTTGGGGATCGTGCCCCGATAGCGGCGCGCGCGGCCGCGCACCCACATCAGCCGATCGCCCTCGGTGTGGGTGTCGAACGTGTCGAGCCCCAACGACCGGGTCAGCGCCCAGACGCGGCGCTGGCCCGGTCCGATCCACTGGCCGCCCACGTCGAACCGCGCGCCGCCGATGTCCTGACTGAGCAGCCGGCCGCCTACGCGGTCCCGCGCTTCGAGCACCACCACATCGCGCCCGTCCGCCGCGAGGAGCTGCGCCGCGCGCAAGCCGGCGACCCCCGCGCCGACGATGGCCACGTCCATGGCGCGAGACTACCTCAGAGCCAGAGGCGATAGAGGAGCGCCCGGGCCATCCAGCCGATCTGCTTGCGCTTGGTGTAACCCGGGATCGCGCTCCAGGTGCGGCTGGCTTCGCGCAAGGCATCTTTCGCTTCCTGCGCTTCCCCTGCCCGGTGGTGCGCGAGGGCGACCTTCACGTGACCTTCGATGGAGGAGCTGTTCTTCTCGAGGTAGCGGTCGTACGCGTCGATGGCCTCCTGGTGGCGGCCGAGCTGACTCAGCGCGTCGCCCGCGACCCTGAAGGCCTCGCCGAAGCCGACCCGCGCGTCCACCTGAACCGCCTCCACGAGCGGCCCGAGCGCCTCCTCGTGCTTGCCCGTCTCGTGCAGCGCGAGCCCGCGCAAGAAGAGCAGCTCCGCGCTGTCGCGGTCTCGCTCCCGCGCCTGGTCGACGAGCTTCAGGGCCGCGCCGGGTCGAAGCCGCTCGAGATAGATGCGGGCCAGATCACGGCGCGCGGTGACGTTCGCGGGGTTCGCGGCGATCTGCTCGCGCAGCGCGCGGATGCGACCGAAGGTTCGCAGCAGGACCCACGGATCGGGGATCCACCGTCGCAGCAGGATCATCACGCCCAGGCCGACCAGCACCGCGGGGTGATCGACCAGCCAGTACGCGCCGAAGATGCCGAGATAGTAGAGCCAGTAGTAGCCCATGGTCGCTCGCACGGGTTCGAGTACGCCTCATAGCATGCCATCCTTCCTGCCGTGGCTCGCAAACCCGCCTCTCTCGACTGGATGATCCGGATCGCAGCGCCGCTCGCGGTCCTCGCGGTCGTCGTCGCGGTCTTCTTCGGCGAGCGCATGTCCATCGATCACCAGCTGCAGCTGCGCGCGCCCCTCGAAGCGGCGCCCGGCGACACGCTGCCGGTGCAGGTCATCCTCGTCGGCGATCTCGAGGCGCTGGACGGGCCGCATCTGATGGCCGCGCGCACGCTCGTCCGTGTGGTCCAGGGGGACCGGACGCTCGCGGAAGAGACGCTCGAGCCGGCGGCGGGCGGCGGCGCGGTGGGCACGGTCCCCCTGCCCGACGAGGCGTTCGGCGACGCGTCGATCGTCGCGGTCGCCTGGCTCGGAGGCGATCCCGTCGCGAGCGCGACGCGTCGACTGCGCATCGTCGCCGAGCCCGAGGCGACGCCGACCCTCGGTCGGCTCGCTGGCGATCTGCAGCGCCTCGAGCCCGGGCCGATCACCCCCGCAGAGGACGCGGTCGAGGGCGGTCCGCCGCCGTGGCCCCTCGAGGTGCGGGTCGTCGGCGGGGCGTGCGTCCCCGAGGCGCGCTGCGAGATCCTCGTGCACGTGGGCGAGCCGGCGGCGCGGGTGCGGCTCGCGCTGAGCCAGTCGGCCACGGTCGAGCCCGCCCCGGAGGAGGAGACCAGCGGGCTCGTCGCCCTCGCCGCCACCGTGCACGGTCCGGAGGCGCGGGTGGTGCTCGAGGTCTTTCGGGACGACGTGCTCGTCGCGACCCGCTCGGTGCAGCTCCCCGTCGCGCTCGCCACGCCCTGGCTCGACGTCGAGCCGAGAACGACCGCGGCGCCGGTCCTCCGCGTCCACACGCTCGGCGATCGCCCGGGGCTCTTCGTCGACGCGTACCAGGACGGGCGATGGCGTCATGCCGCGGCCCGCGCGAGCGAAGACGGGCCCTTCGCGCTGCCGTACACGCTCGGACCGGGCCTCTGGCGCCTGCAGGTGCGCACCGACCCGTTCTCGTCGGATCGTGCGGCGATCCGCTACGTGGCGGTCGGGGCGCCCGACGACGGGCTCGCCGCCATCGACGAAGCGGGGGGAGAGGGCCGCGCGCCCCCCGGGCCCGACGCGCTTCGGCTCGCGTGGGCCGCCGCCTCCCTCGAGGTCGGCGTGCACCCGCTCCCCACGCCGACCAGCGGGATGGACGCGGACCGGGCCCGGCTCGAGAAGCGGCAGTCCCGTCTCCGGTGGGCGGCCCTGATCGCGATCGTCCTCGGGCTGATCGTGGCCGTCATCGTGTTCCTCCGGCAGGGGCTCGACGCGGCCCTCGAGGCGCAGCGTGTGATGGACGAGACGGGCGACCCGGAGCTCTCGAGCGCTCGACACGGCCGACGCACCCTCTTGTCGGCGCTGGCGATCGTGGCCACGCTGCTGCTGGCCTTCGTCGGCGCCGCGGCGCTCATCGTGGCGAGGGCGCATCTGCTCCAATGAGCCCCGAATGAGGTGCCTCCGCCGGACGTTCGCGCAAGACTGAGACCGCCGGCCCTTCCCGTGCGGCTGATTGCGCCACCCGGGCACCCGCCTTACGCTCGCCAGCCGGCCGCCCCGAGACCATCGGAGGCGGCCCCGAGACCCCATGTTTCAAGACATCCTGAAGAAAGTCTTCGGCACCAAGCACGAGCGGACGCTCAAGAAGCTCCGCCCCATGGTGTCCGCCATCAACGACCTCGAGTCGGACGTCGAGAAGCTCGACGACGACGGCATTCGACGCCGCGTCGGTGAGCTCAAGGAGCAGATCGAGAACGGTCAGAGCCTCGACGACATCCTCTTCGAGACGTTCGCCCTGACCCGCGCCTCCGCCAAGCGCGCCCTCGGAATGCGGCACTACGACGTGCAGCTGATCGGCGGCATCGTCCTGCACCAGGGCAAGATCGCGGAGATGAAGACCGGCGAAGGCAAGACGCTGGTCGCCACGCTCCCCTGCGTGCTCAACGCCCTCGAGGGCAAGGGCGTGCACGTCGTCACGGTCAACGACTACCTCGCGTCTCGCGACGCGGAGTGGATGGGCAAGCTCTACGGCTTCATGGGGCTCTCGACGGGCGTCATCGTGCCGCGTCAGAGCGACCGCGAGAAGAAGGCCGCCTACCGCGCAGACATCACGTACGGGCAGAACAACGAGTTCGGCTTCGACTACATGCGCGACAACATGAAGTTCTCCATCTACGACTACGCGCAGCGTGACCTGCACTACGCGATCGTGGACGAGGTGGACTCCATCCTCATCGACGAGGCCCGCACGCCGCTCATCATCAGCGGCCCCGGTGAGACGGCCAGCGACAAGTACGAGAAGATCGCCAAGCTCATCCCGCGCCTCCGCAAGGACGAGCACTACCAGGTGGACGAGAAGGCACACTCGGCGACCTTCACCGAAGAGGGCATCGAGCTGAGCCAGAAGCTGCTCGGCGACGCGGACATGCTCGACGGCGAGAACCTCTACGACCCCGTCAACCTCGAGTCGCTGCACATCCTCAACAAGTCGCTCTACGCCAGCGCGCTCTACAAGCGCGACCAGCACTACATGGTCAAGGACGGCGAGGTCCTGATCATCGACGAGTTCACGGGCCGCACGCTGCCCGGGCGTCGCTGGTCGGACGGCCTGCACCAGGCGGTCGAGGCCAAGGAGCACGTCCCGATCAAGAGCGAGAACCGAACGCTCGCGACCATCTCGTTCCAGAACCTCTTCCGCCTCTACAACAAGCTCTCGGGCATGACGGGCACCGCCGACACCGAGGCGGGCGAGTTCCACAAGATCTACGAGCTCGACGTGGTGGTCATCCCGACCAACCGGCCCATCTCGCGCGACGATCAAGAGGACCTCGTCTACAAGACGGAGAAAGAAAAGTTCCGCGCCGTCGCGGCCGAGATCCTCGAGCGGCACGAGAACGGCCAGCCGGTGCTCGTGGGCACCA carries:
- a CDS encoding tetratricopeptide repeat protein, whose amino-acid sequence is MRATMGYYWLYYLGIFGAYWLVDHPAVLVGLGVMILLRRWIPDPWVLLRTFGRIRALREQIAANPANVTARRDLARIYLERLRPGAALKLVDQARERDRDSAELLFLRGLALHETGKHEEALGPLVEAVQVDARVGFGEAFRVAGDALSQLGRHQEAIDAYDRYLEKNSSSIEGHVKVALAHHRAGEAQEAKDALREASRTWSAIPGYTKRKQIGWMARALLYRLWL
- a CDS encoding FAD-dependent oxidoreductase, translating into MDVAIVGAGVAGLRAAQLLAADGRDVVVLEARDRVGGRLLSQDIGGARFDVGGQWIGPGQRRVWALTRSLGLDTFDTHTEGDRLMWVRGRARRYRGTIPKLDPLSLLALHHAMGRMEKMRARISLERPDEPEATTLDAWQRAHVPSGVARDLVEAAMRVVFGVEARELSLASFLTYAQSAGGVLPLIESEEGNQQTRFRDGAQRLAFGMAERLGHAVRLGCPVRRVHVDDEGVTVVHDGGELRARRVVMALPPALARRVVFEPALPPARRRLIDRMPTGATTKHLLLYERPFWREEGLSGEVVFDEGPVSATMDNTSCDDSRPCLVAFSVAQPARELSCLPERERERRVVRRLVDAFGSKAAGFTHHVEREWARERWSRGCPVGLAQAGLLREHGDALRAPSGRIHWAGTETAREHQGFIEGALESAERVAGEIRDA